A window of Fusarium musae strain F31 chromosome 1, whole genome shotgun sequence genomic DNA:
CTATAAAGCCTGGGAGAGAATGGACGATAGCGCACCTAATATCCTATATCTCCATGGCATTCCGGAATCGAGTAGTGCCACTATGGCGTCTCAGTTGTACTTTGAGATGAACAAGTCCTTCGAGAAAGCGATCATCGTTACCTATTCCTTTCGAAAACAGGATCAAAGGACGCAAACACTCGAGGGGTTCTTGACCTCTTTGATCCGCCAAATACTTCGAAGTCGATCGTCACTTTTCCGCCGTGTCGAACCTATCGCTAAGCAGATTCAAGAAGAAATGGTTTTCAGCTACGaggtgatgaagagccttcttctgtCTCTACTCCGCGCATGCTTCGACAAGCTTATAGTTCTCGTTCTTAGCGGTGCTCAAGATTGCAGCACAAGTCTGATGGAAAAGCTGGCTGGAATGGTTAGAGAGTACCGAAGTATAGCTACAGGCGGATTTAAGATTGCTATACTTGCTGAGCGCACTCAAGCACATCGTTTAGAATTTGGTCATGACATCTCGTGCGAGATTGATCTCTCGGGCGAGGAACCATCTAGAGTCTTGCATGACGCTTACGTGAAATCTAGGTTGGGAGCTCTAGTGAAGTCTCATCCCCAGTTGAGACACTATGACAAGGAAGTCGTTGAAAGATTGAGCACCGGGCGAACCCTCGTGCAAGCCGGTCTCATGGCGAGCCTTTTGGAAAGTTGGAAGACACCTTCAACTGACAATGCTACCAAAAAGGCTCTTGAAAGTCTACCTACCACGGTCGATGACTTGTTCATGATGACAATGAGGCATTGTGAGAAGCATTCAGACATATGCATCCGCCCTCTCATACAGTGGATCTTATATGCTGTTCGCCCTCTTAACATCCGACAACTTTCTGTTGTGATTGCTTTATGCTCTACGGAAAATACGTCAATGAAAGAACTGAGGCTGAATCTACCAAGCGATCTTTCAAAGGACATTGGAGAACTTTCAAATACCTTGGTCGGGCTTTTTGGAACCCAGGTCTTGCCTATCTATGGAGCTGTTGGGTGTGGACTGTTTGAGCGCGAGGGCCTCAACTCTCATTTTATCATAGTATCAAAATGCTTGGACTACCTTGAGGCCATTTTCGACGACCTTACCAATGGAGACTTCGACGCCGATGATGAAACATGGGTAGATACTATCAGAGGTCCCGTGACGGAGCTTTTGCTATATGCGGTGAAAGAGTGGCCGCAGCATTACGATCTAGCGTCAGCTGTTTGCACGACTGCGAGAGACCGTGTCCTTGACTTCCTGAGTAAGGATGAGTATCTCAAATTGTGGTTCACGCTTTACAAGAGGTACACTGACTTCGAAGTCGATACGTATTACGAATTGGACAGCGCACTGAAATTGGCTTGCTGGTTTGGGCTCGTGGACGTCGCTAAGAAGGCCCTTGAGCAAACGAAAGAGGTGGAAGATGGAGCCGTAGCCCTCAGACAAGCTCTGGACCTAGCAGCCGCAAACGGTCAAGACGATCTGGTGGCTGTTCTTCTAGAAGCTGGGGCGTCATATGAATTCGGCCTCTGTTGGGCATCTGAAGGCGGCTTCTATGACACCGTGAAGACGCTTTTGGGAGCCGATGCAGATGCAATCAACAGACTAGACAGATGGGATAGAACACCTTTCATCCTAGCAGCATTGAGGGGAAACGAGAAGATCGCTGCTTATCTTCTCGACAATGGTGCAGACCCTAGTCGAGTTGCAGGCTTTAACCTCACTGCACTTCATCTAGCCGTAATGACGGGCCAGATGGCAATCGTCCAGAGGCTGATCAATGCGGAAGTGGATGTGAGCGTCGAGACCGATGATGGCAATAATTCACTGCGGTTGGCCGTCGCTGGGGGCTTCGATCAGATCGTGAAGCTACTTTTGGAGCACGAGTCAAATATTGACGGAGTGAACCATGAGGGGATGACAGCTCTTCACTTGGCTGTACAAAATGGCCATGCTTCAATTTGCAAACTTCTGTTTAAAGCCGGAGCTAGCCTTCAGATAACAACACCCAAAGGTCAGTCTCCCCTTCATATAGCGGCCGAGCAAGGATTTGTAGACATTGTGCGGTGGATATTCAGGAGCCAAGAGACAATTGAGGGAACGGAATCTACTCAGAGGAGCGTGACGGGCAATGAAAACGACGATCAGCAAGAGGAATCCGACTCCGCCGGCTTGAACGGCTCTACTGATCAGCCTTCTCCCTTACAACTCGCGGCTCAAAATGGCAATATCGAAGTTGTCCACGAGCTCCTCGAACGGGTGGAACACAACACAGAACAAGAGCGTTCAATAGCACTTCGGCTTGCGGCTGAAGCGGGCTTCATCGAAATCGTAGAAGAGATCCTCAAGTTTGGAACGGTAACTGCTACTCGCAACTCTTTAGGGCTCACAGCTCTTCATTCAGCCACTAAAAACCAACATCCTACCATCGTTTCACGGCTATCAAAACTTGAGTCGGGTCAAAAGGTCGTCTTCGACATCAATGAAAAGGATCTGTCTGGTTGGACGCCACTTCACTTTGCAGCAATGTCTGGAAGATATATGACCCTGCTTATACTACTCGATCATGGCGCCAAAATCACAGATGCTAGCAACTGGAACCAAACAGTCTTTCATATAGCCGCTTTTTCGGGCCATTCTTTTATCCTGAAGGAGCTGTTGCGACGGCTTGATGGTAAGAAAAGCGGCAAGCAGAATGAGCGACAAGTCGAGAAGCAGTCGCTACCATTCGCAAAAGACGATAGCGGTAATACTCCATTCGTTCTAGCCGTTAGTGGAGGCCATACAAATGTCATGAACACTTTGCTCGAAAGAGCACCTTCGTCATCGGACAAGATCGCGAAGCTTCAAGCAGACGAGAAGAATGCTTTGGTTATAGCTATCGAAGGGCTTCAATTACAAGCCGCTGAGTTATTGATTGAAAACGGCTGGGATGTCAACGCTGCGGTGAGTAAAGGCGACAAACCAATACACCGCGCTGCCGCAGTTGGCAATGTCCCCTTGATCGAGCTCCTCATCGCAAAAGGTGCTGAAGTGAATGCTCCTGGAGAGGAGGGGAAAATGCCATTGCACTATGCAGCTTCAGGTCATCCGAATGCTGTAGAGGCCCTTCTTGACAACGAACTCACAGATGTCAACTCTATTGACTCCAAGGGTGCAACTCCTCTCTGGAACGCATCATACTCTGGCGCAACCAGTTGTGTCGAAGCAATCCTCAAGCATGCACCTGATTTGAATATTGTTGACAATTCACTGGGATGGACTGCACTCCATTGTGCTTACGATATCCCAGATATCACGAAACTACTTCTTGATGCGGGCGCAGATCCTACGTGCGGCGGTGCCGATGCTCAGCCTCTATTGCACCTTGTGTCGGACGAGCCAACAGGATTACAGAGCGTTCAGCTCTACCTGAAGACTAAGATAGATCCCAATATCAGGAACCAAGACGGCCTCACAGCTATTCATATCGCAGCAGAGAGCAGAGAAAGTGACCGCCTTGAAGTCATTAAGCTCCTGACGTCTCATGGAGCCGATGCGACAGCGGCAGGACAAGATGGCCAGACAGCATTACATCTAGCTGCAAATGCGGGTCACCAAGATGTTGTGGAATATCTCCTAGAGATCGGTGTGGATGTGAACCAGCACAGCACATATTTGGGCACTCCCCTGATGGCAGCAGCAAAGGGGGCTGGAGCTCAGATCGTCAAAGCTTTGCTGGAGAAGGGAGCAGATGTCAACGCAATAAGTGACGACTTTTCATACCATACTGCCCTCCAGGCTGCTGCTTGGATGGAGTCGCAAGACGTTGTGCAATTGTTATTGGATTGGAAAGCTGATGTGAATCTTGCGGGAGGGGAGTACGGCAGTGCACTTTGTGCAGCTGCATCTGTTGGCCACGAAGACATTTCAACTCTCCTTCTCGAAGCGGGTGCAGATATAGACTACAATGGGGGTCCCAAAGGATCACCTCTTGAATGTGCTCTGAGAGCTGGCTACACAGATATCGCAAGGCTCTACCTTGATCGGAATGCGTCAGTGAATTTAGTCAGCACAGGCGATCGTGGCACCGCCCTCGTGGCTGCAATTCACTGTGAAAGTCTGGAAATGGTTCAAGATCTGTTGACACTTGGAGCCGATCCGAACCTGGGATCGGAGAAGGGAGAGGTCCCCAGTCAAGCTGCCATTCGAAAAGGCCACCAAGACATACTCAATGCCATACTCGATCG
This region includes:
- a CDS encoding hypothetical protein (EggNog:ENOG41), translating into MASQLYFEMNKSFEKAIIVTYSFRKQDQRTQTLEGFLTSLIRQILRSRSSLFRRVEPIAKQIQEEMVFSYEVMKSLLLSLLRACFDKLIVLVLSGAQDCSTSLMEKLAGMVREYRSIATGGFKIAILAERTQAHRLEFGHDISCEIDLSGEEPSRVLHDAYVKSRLGALVKSHPQLRHYDKEVVERLSTGRTLVQAGLMASLLESWKTPSTDNATKKALESLPTTVDDLFMMTMRHCEKHSDICIRPLIQWILYAVRPLNIRQLSVVIALCSTENTSMKELRLNLPSDLSKDIGELSNTLVGLFGTQVLPIYGAVGCGLFEREGLNSHFIIVSKCLDYLEAIFDDLTNGDFDADDETWVDTIRGPVTELLLYAVKEWPQHYDLASAVCTTARDRVLDFLSKDEYLKLWFTLYKRYTDFEVDTYYELDSALKLACWFGLVDVAKKALEQTKEVEDGAVALRQALDLAAANGQDDLVAVLLEAGASYEFGLCWASEGGFYDTVKTLLGADADAINRLDRWDRTPFILAALRGNEKIAAYLLDNGADPSRVAGFNLTALHLAVMTGQMAIVQRLINAEVDVSVETDDGNNSLRLAVAGGFDQIVKLLLEHESNIDGVNHEGMTALHLAVQNGHASICKLLFKAGASLQITTPKGQSPLHIAAEQGFVDIVRWIFRSQETIEGTESTQRSVTGNENDDQQEESDSAGLNGSTDQPSPLQLAAQNGNIEVVHELLERVEHNTEQERSIALRLAAEAGFIEIVEEILKFGTVTATRNSLGLTALHSATKNQHPTIVSRLSKLESGQKVVFDINEKDLSGWTPLHFAAMSGRYMTLLILLDHGAKITDASNWNQTVFHIAAFSGHSFILKELLRRLDGKKSGKQNERQVEKQSLPFAKDDSGNTPFVLAVSGGHTNVMNTLLERAPSSSDKIAKLQADEKNALVIAIEGLQLQAAELLIENGWDVNAAVSKGDKPIHRAAAVGNVPLIELLIAKGAEVNAPGEEGKMPLHYAASGHPNAVEALLDNELTDVNSIDSKGATPLWNASYSGATSCVEAILKHAPDLNIVDNSLGWTALHCAYDIPDITKLLLDAGADPTCGGADAQPLLHLVSDEPTGLQSVQLYLKTKIDPNIRNQDGLTAIHIAAESRESDRLEVIKLLTSHGADATAAGQDGQTALHLAANAGHQDVVEYLLEIGVDVNQHSTYLGTPLMAAAKGAGAQIVKALLEKGADVNAISDDFSYHTALQAAAWMESQDVVQLLLDWKADVNLAGGEYGSALCAAASVGHEDISTLLLEAGADIDYNGGPKGSPLECALRAGYTDIARLYLDRNASVNLVSTGDRGTALVAAIHCESLEMVQDLLTLGADPNLGSEKGEVPSQAAIRKGHQDILNAILDRGGKLSFRDKYGRGAISNTIVYNSPGLLPCMWGREDVDINETDAVKRTPLMLAVILGVNVVQELHQNGANLDLQDQWGNTALAYAIICDYSSMVSELIECHASPFVRDSRQRDALYWACRGSSLDTFNKVYQEMSKLKAIPGIFQAALNAAVASGGSGMVGQLLGKATYSQKQVDADGWTVRHIALSNRKGAILTSIPVNPLRKDPPIGMVRADHAMWPQDHGVYYFEVTIAEQGDEDKKRFAIGFCEETASLGLHLGWANSSWGYHGDDGKTFSSAAGSPYGPSFGQGDVIGCGVNFDKKTAFYTRNGEIIGQAFVDVRGKLYPAVSLDIRQTNSAFSARFWNTDGIRNQDFMFKGPFDDPKTFQESERAVSEREDQQGSDSKSDDSTSVSSSEDSWFLDE